The Colletotrichum higginsianum IMI 349063 chromosome 2, whole genome shotgun sequence genome has a segment encoding these proteins:
- a CDS encoding AT hook domain-containing protein, whose product MEEETSQSTSVSPKRTRQRAKLAKAATAAAPCTSTQPRSHPNLSTAGTASNETAGIRPLPTILTPNLKLKDLGKQGLQRLLQKRQRLAETPVAVPDDMRLRGLAPSLMATLVFAQEEAGTAVCISPDGLLLTCAHCLAETADAFDPSRSHWLLFASCQAVEARALAWDARRDLALLRIVASQPPPPSSSSSSRTTKSKTITTATPEEPPPAFPFITPSPNPPPLKARLVCVGHPGSEDLEAATPGASTGYDVLHLSTGTFRGLAGGGQDPQDNSEIGALMHTCWTYWGHSGAPLVDRRTGTLVGLHSSWDDETGMRRGVALEAIVEFLEENECFTK is encoded by the coding sequence ATGGAAGAAGAAACGTCTCAGTCAACGTCAGTCTCGCCGAAGCGAACGAGACAACGGGcgaagctggccaaggcggcaacagcagcagcccctTGCACCTCAACTCAACCCAGGAGCCACCCGAATCTATCTACCGCCGGTACCGCGAGCAACGAAACGGCCGGCATAAGACCGCTGCCGACGATACTAACCCCGAATCTCAAACTCAAAGACCTGGGGAAGCAGGGCCTCCAGCGACTCTTGCAGAAGCGCCAACGACTCGCAGAGACCCCCGTGGCAGTTCCGGACGACATGAGGCTCAGAGGCCTCGCGCCGTCACTCATGGCaaccctcgtcttcgcccagGAGGAGGCCGGCACGGCGGTATGCATCTCGCCCGATGGGCTCCTTCTCACCTGCGCCCACTGCCTAGCCGAGACGGCCGATGCCTTTGACCCCTCCAGAAGCCACTGGCTCCTCTTCGCCTCGtgccaggccgtcgaggcgaGAGCTCTCGCATGGGACGCCAGACGAGACCTCGCCCTCTTGAGGATCGTAGCATCCCAACCACCAcccccatcatcatcatcatcatcaagaaCAACAAAATCAAAAACAATaacaacagcaacaccaGAGGAGCCACCCCCGGCGTTCCCCTTCATCACACCCTCACCCAATCCGCCGCCCCTCAAAGCCCGCCTCGTCTGCGTGGGCCACCCAGGCagcgaggacctcgaggccgcgacCCCAGGCGCCAGCACCGGCTACGACGTGCTGCACCTCAGCACCGGGACCTTTAggggcctcgccggcggcggccaggaccCTCAGGACAACTCGGAGATCGGGGCGCTCATGCACACCTGCTGGACGTACTGGGGCCACAGCGGCGCGCCGCTCGTCGACAGGCGGACGGGCACGCTCGTCGGTCTGCACTCCTCGtgggacgacgagacgggcATGCGGAGGGGGGTCGCGCTGGAGGCCATCGTAGAGTTCCTGGAAGAGAATGAGTGTTTTACGAAATGA